A single region of the Methylocystis echinoides genome encodes:
- a CDS encoding 4Fe-4S dicluster domain-containing protein, producing the protein MQDAPSPSTPRVIDVGGLQALIEALRRRGRKIIGPTIAGGAIIYDEIDGVRDLPKGFADEQQPGRYALRRRDDDALFGFAVGPQSWKKFLHVPALRLWRASRQEDEVTVEATAPVNEPVAFIGVRACELAAIAIQDRVLMGGEYVDPHYQARREGAFLVALNCSEAGGTCFCVSMDAGPKVSRGFDLALTELISGEAHAFLIEAGSSEGAEVLVELPGRPATQADIDAAGAVVARTAANMGREMPKQDVPALLMRNLQHPRWDEVAQRCLSCANCTMVCPTCFCTTVEEHGDLAGVESARDRRWDSCFTMDYSYIHGGSVRPGVPSRYRQWMTHKLATWHEQFGTSGCVGCGRCITWCPVGIDITEETQAISASEQVGDGHGKS; encoded by the coding sequence ATGCAGGACGCACCTTCTCCATCGACGCCGCGCGTCATCGACGTCGGCGGTTTGCAGGCGCTGATCGAGGCGCTGCGCCGCAGGGGACGAAAGATCATCGGCCCGACGATCGCGGGCGGCGCCATCATTTACGACGAGATTGACGGCGTCCGCGACCTGCCGAAGGGATTTGCCGACGAACAGCAGCCGGGCCGTTACGCCTTGCGTCGCCGGGACGACGACGCGCTTTTCGGCTTTGCCGTCGGGCCGCAGTCATGGAAGAAATTTCTGCATGTCCCCGCGCTGCGCCTGTGGCGCGCCAGCCGTCAGGAGGATGAGGTGACGGTCGAGGCGACGGCGCCGGTCAACGAGCCTGTCGCTTTCATTGGCGTGCGCGCCTGCGAGCTGGCGGCGATCGCCATTCAGGATCGCGTGCTGATGGGCGGGGAATATGTCGATCCGCATTATCAGGCGCGACGGGAAGGCGCCTTTCTTGTCGCGCTGAACTGCTCGGAAGCGGGCGGGACCTGTTTTTGCGTCTCGATGGATGCGGGGCCGAAAGTCTCGCGCGGTTTCGATCTCGCGCTGACCGAACTGATTTCCGGCGAGGCGCATGCGTTTCTGATCGAAGCCGGCTCGTCCGAGGGCGCTGAAGTGCTCGTCGAGCTGCCTGGCCGCCCGGCGACGCAGGCCGATATCGACGCAGCCGGGGCGGTCGTCGCGCGCACGGCGGCGAATATGGGCCGCGAGATGCCGAAACAGGACGTGCCGGCGCTGCTGATGCGCAATCTTCAGCATCCGCGCTGGGACGAGGTCGCGCAGCGTTGCCTCTCCTGCGCCAATTGCACCATGGTCTGCCCCACCTGCTTCTGCACCACGGTGGAGGAGCATGGCGATCTCGCCGGGGTCGAAAGCGCGCGCGACCGGCGCTGGGATTCCTGTTTCACCATGGACTATTCCTACATCCATGGCGGCTCGGTGCGCCCGGGCGTTCCGTCACGCTACCGCCAGTGGATGACCCACAAGCTCGCGACCTGGCATGAGCAATTTGGAACCTCGGGCTGCGTCGGCTGCGGCCGCTGCATCACCTGGTGCCCGGTCGGCATCGACATCACCGAGGAAACGCAGGCGATCAGCGCAAGCGAGCAGGTGGGAGACGGCCATGGAAAATCTTGA
- a CDS encoding NTP transferase domain-containing protein: MSDLSSAAPVNDADILRQAMDWRRMGRGVAVATVVETFGSAPRPPGAHLVVEESGLFCGSVSAGCVEGEVISAALDCIADGAPRLLEFGVADETAWRVGLSCGGRIAVHVERLDDARLALCAEAHAEIAARRACALLTPLDGGAARLFREGALDAAPAAHTGLVTAEGQRVFLNIYRPAPRLLLVGAVHVAQALAPMAGLAGFDVVVIDPREVYAAAARFPGVRLDPRWPDEALPEHGLDAYTAVAVLTHDPKIDDPALRLALESACFYVGALGSRATHRRRLERLTADGGRRAGFRARPAQGAHRSRHCGRKPGGNRRRHSRRAHPRAWTETPARRRALVNIAAIVLAAGQGRRFGLANKLLIEVGGRPLLHRAVEAALGSRAARTIVVTGHDTAAVETALAGLPVGFAPNPDFASGMAGSLQAGLAAAADADGVVVLLGDMPGVTAGLVDALIDAFEQAPGSLAVIPVRKGRRGNPVLLARAFFPRLQTLAGDTGARGLLAEAEGVVEMRVDDDAILTDVDAPDDLLALTRK; this comes from the coding sequence ATGTCAGACCTCTCGTCAGCAGCGCCCGTCAACGACGCCGATATCCTCCGTCAGGCCATGGACTGGCGGCGGATGGGGCGCGGCGTCGCCGTTGCGACAGTCGTTGAAACCTTCGGCTCGGCCCCGCGCCCGCCCGGCGCGCATCTCGTCGTGGAGGAGAGTGGTCTCTTCTGCGGCTCCGTGTCGGCGGGCTGCGTCGAGGGCGAGGTGATCTCGGCGGCGCTCGATTGCATCGCGGACGGCGCGCCGCGCTTGCTGGAATTCGGCGTCGCCGATGAAACGGCGTGGCGGGTCGGCCTGTCTTGCGGCGGGCGCATCGCCGTTCATGTCGAGCGGCTCGACGACGCGCGCCTCGCGCTCTGCGCCGAGGCGCATGCGGAAATTGCCGCGCGGCGGGCCTGCGCGCTGCTCACGCCGCTCGATGGCGGCGCGGCGCGGCTGTTTCGCGAGGGCGCGCTCGATGCGGCGCCTGCGGCGCATACGGGGCTCGTGACGGCGGAGGGGCAGCGGGTCTTCCTGAACATCTACAGACCCGCGCCGCGTCTCCTTCTCGTCGGCGCGGTGCATGTGGCGCAGGCGCTGGCGCCCATGGCCGGGCTTGCCGGTTTCGACGTGGTCGTCATCGATCCGCGCGAGGTCTATGCGGCGGCGGCCCGCTTTCCCGGCGTGCGTCTCGATCCGCGCTGGCCGGACGAGGCGCTCCCCGAGCATGGCCTCGACGCCTATACGGCGGTCGCCGTCCTCACCCATGATCCCAAGATCGACGATCCGGCGCTGCGGCTGGCGCTGGAGTCGGCCTGTTTCTACGTCGGCGCGCTTGGCTCGCGGGCGACGCATCGGCGCCGCCTCGAGCGGCTGACGGCTGACGGCGGCCGGCGCGCCGGCTTCCGCGCTCGGCCGGCTCAAGGCGCCCATCGGTCTCGACATTGCGGCCGTAAGCCCGGCGGAAATCGCCGCCGCCATTCTCGCCGAGCTCATCCTCGCGCGTGGACAGAAACCCCTGCGCGGCGGCGCGCCCTCGTGAACATCGCGGCAATCGTCCTCGCGGCGGGGCAGGGCCGGCGATTTGGCCTGGCAAACAAGCTGTTGATCGAGGTGGGCGGGCGCCCGCTGCTGCATCGCGCGGTCGAGGCGGCGCTCGGCTCCAGAGCGGCGCGGACAATCGTCGTCACCGGCCATGACACGGCGGCGGTGGAGACGGCGCTCGCCGGTCTGCCGGTCGGCTTCGCGCCTAATCCGGATTTCGCCAGCGGAATGGCGGGATCGTTACAGGCGGGCCTTGCCGCTGCGGCGGATGCGGATGGCGTCGTCGTGCTGCTCGGCGACATGCCGGGCGTCACGGCCGGGCTCGTCGACGCGTTGATCGACGCTTTCGAGCAGGCGCCCGGCAGTCTCGCCGTCATTCCCGTGCGCAAGGGCCGCCGGGGCAATCCCGTGCTGCTGGCGCGCGCGTTCTTTCCCCGACTGCAAACCCTTGCCGGCGACACGGGCGCCCGCGGGCTGCTGGCGGAAGCCGAGGGCGTCGTCGAGATGCGGGTGGACGACGACGCCATTCTGACGGACGTCGACGCGCCCGACGATCTCCTCGCCCTCACACGAAAGTGA
- a CDS encoding HU family DNA-binding protein, translating to MRIILQIVSNSLVGLGSQHLAADCDEERILMAKAKTTKAAATTKVSKAEAPSIRPVKETLTKAALINHIAEQNELPRKTAAAVYATLENVFLGSVHPKGVGEFTLPGLLKVTLRKVPARKAGTLVRNPATGEMVKAAAKPASVRVKIRALSKLKGAAAK from the coding sequence TTGCGAATCATCCTGCAAATCGTTAGCAATTCGCTTGTTGGCTTAGGCTCGCAGCATTTGGCGGCCGATTGCGACGAGGAGAGAATTCTGATGGCCAAGGCAAAAACCACCAAGGCTGCCGCGACCACCAAGGTCAGCAAGGCCGAGGCGCCCAGCATCCGTCCGGTCAAGGAGACCCTGACCAAGGCGGCGCTCATCAACCATATCGCCGAGCAGAACGAGCTGCCGCGCAAGACGGCCGCCGCCGTCTATGCGACGCTGGAAAACGTTTTTCTCGGCTCGGTGCATCCCAAGGGTGTCGGCGAGTTCACGCTTCCCGGCCTGCTGAAGGTGACGCTGCGCAAGGTGCCGGCGCGCAAGGCCGGCACGCTGGTGCGCAATCCGGCGACCGGCGAGATGGTCAAGGCGGCCGCGAAGCCGGCGAGCGTGCGCGTCAAGATCCGCGCGCTCTCCAAGTTGAAGGGCGCGGCCGCCAAGTAA
- a CDS encoding (2Fe-2S)-binding protein has protein sequence MAGLLVNGRDIEVDVEPDTPLLWAIRENLGLTGVKYGCGIGACGACTVLIDGAAARACTVTVADAAGRKITTIEGLADKGMLHRVQQAWVDVDVPQCGYCQTGMIMAVVALLNEKPQPSDADIDAAITNICRCGTFQQVRAAIHAAIKA, from the coding sequence ATGGCCGGCTTGTTGGTCAACGGGCGCGACATCGAGGTCGACGTGGAGCCGGACACACCCCTGCTCTGGGCGATTCGAGAAAATCTCGGGCTCACCGGCGTGAAATATGGCTGTGGAATCGGCGCCTGCGGAGCCTGCACGGTTCTGATCGACGGTGCCGCGGCCCGCGCCTGCACAGTCACTGTCGCCGACGCCGCCGGCCGCAAGATCACCACGATCGAAGGCCTTGCCGACAAGGGAATGCTGCACCGCGTGCAGCAGGCCTGGGTCGACGTCGACGTGCCGCAATGCGGCTACTGCCAGACCGGCATGATCATGGCCGTCGTGGCGCTGCTCAATGAAAAGCCGCAGCCCAGCGACGCCGACATCGACGCGGCCATCACCAATATCTGCCGTTGCGGAACCTTCCAGCAAGTACGCGCCGCGATACACGCCGCGATCAAGGCCTAA
- a CDS encoding xanthine dehydrogenase family protein molybdopterin-binding subunit produces MSNALHIGRRDFIVGGAALGGGFSLGVGLPATAEAAAEPEINAWIVVRPDETIVIRVVRAEMGQGTLTGLAQLVAEELDCDWSRVTTESPTPGESAARGRVWGDFLTGGSMGVRKSQDYMRKGGAIARAMLIQAAANEWKVPASECTVDKGIIAHAASGRTLSYGRVSGAAAKLTPPADAPLKDPRDWKIAGKAMKRLDTLDKVTGKTVYGIDVTLPGMLNAAIRDCPVFGGKLASYDESKIAGFKGVKKVVRVGETAVAVVADTWWRAKSALDALPIVWDEGPNARMSSAGTAKWLAEGLDESQSAVAGHRKGDVRAAIASAAKKVEAVYGYPHQNHAQMEPLNATVLYTPEKCEIWTGTQSAEVTRQAVAEAAGLPLEKCDVHGVMLGGGFGRRLFNDNVRQAVLIAKQMPGTPVKLLWSREEDMTHGAYHPVTQCRLVGAFDADNRLTGFHMRISGQSISASVMPEWVKDGLDPAVFQGLSGNGEAQLGYDFPNLLIEHSMRNPAVPPGWWRGVNVNQNAIYLECFMDELAQAAGEDPLAFRRKLMSKQPKQLAVLEAVAARAGWGKPAPEGVSRGLASFMAFGSYVAAVAEISVASGNRVKIHRIVAATDPGHVVNPAQVERQIAGSFVYGLSALFHGGVTIKDGRVEQQNFDSYDSMRLKDMPKVECILAPSGGFWGGVGEPTICVAAPAVLNAYFAATGKRIRNAPLRDANITFV; encoded by the coding sequence ATGAGCAACGCCCTTCACATCGGCCGGCGCGATTTCATCGTCGGCGGCGCCGCGCTCGGCGGCGGTTTCTCGCTCGGCGTCGGCCTTCCCGCGACAGCCGAAGCGGCGGCGGAGCCGGAGATCAACGCCTGGATTGTCGTTCGGCCCGATGAGACGATCGTCATCCGGGTCGTGCGGGCGGAGATGGGTCAGGGCACGCTCACGGGCCTCGCCCAGCTCGTCGCCGAGGAGCTCGATTGCGACTGGTCCAGGGTCACCACCGAATCGCCGACGCCCGGCGAGAGCGCGGCGCGCGGGCGGGTGTGGGGCGATTTTCTCACCGGCGGCAGCATGGGCGTGCGCAAGTCGCAGGATTACATGCGCAAGGGCGGCGCCATTGCGCGCGCCATGCTGATTCAGGCCGCCGCCAATGAATGGAAGGTTCCCGCGTCCGAATGCACGGTCGACAAGGGGATCATCGCCCATGCGGCGTCCGGCCGCACGCTGAGTTACGGCAGGGTCTCCGGAGCGGCGGCGAAACTGACGCCACCCGCCGACGCGCCGCTCAAGGATCCGCGCGACTGGAAGATCGCCGGCAAGGCCATGAAGCGCCTCGATACGCTCGACAAGGTCACGGGCAAGACGGTCTATGGAATCGACGTCACGCTTCCGGGGATGCTCAACGCCGCCATCCGGGATTGCCCGGTCTTTGGCGGCAAGCTCGCAAGCTATGACGAGAGCAAGATCGCCGGATTCAAGGGCGTGAAGAAAGTGGTCCGCGTCGGCGAGACGGCGGTGGCCGTGGTGGCGGACACGTGGTGGCGCGCGAAAAGCGCGCTCGACGCGCTGCCCATCGTCTGGGACGAAGGCCCGAACGCCAGAATGTCCAGCGCCGGCACGGCGAAATGGCTTGCGGAAGGGCTGGACGAGTCGCAATCGGCCGTCGCCGGTCATCGCAAGGGCGACGTGCGCGCGGCCATCGCCAGCGCCGCGAAGAAGGTCGAGGCCGTTTACGGTTATCCACATCAGAACCACGCGCAGATGGAGCCGCTGAACGCCACGGTTCTCTACACGCCCGAGAAGTGCGAGATATGGACGGGCACGCAAAGCGCCGAGGTCACGCGCCAGGCCGTGGCCGAGGCCGCCGGCCTGCCGCTGGAAAAATGCGACGTGCACGGGGTCATGCTCGGCGGCGGCTTCGGTCGGCGTCTCTTCAACGACAATGTGCGGCAGGCGGTGCTGATCGCCAAACAAATGCCGGGCACGCCGGTGAAGCTTCTGTGGTCGCGCGAAGAGGACATGACCCACGGCGCCTATCATCCGGTGACCCAGTGCAGGCTCGTCGGCGCGTTCGACGCCGACAACAGGCTCACCGGCTTCCACATGCGCATTTCGGGACAGTCGATCTCGGCGAGCGTCATGCCGGAATGGGTCAAGGACGGACTCGATCCGGCCGTCTTCCAGGGCCTTTCCGGGAACGGCGAAGCGCAGCTCGGCTATGATTTCCCCAATCTCCTGATCGAACATTCCATGCGCAATCCGGCCGTGCCGCCGGGATGGTGGCGCGGCGTGAACGTCAATCAGAACGCCATCTATCTCGAATGTTTCATGGATGAGCTGGCGCAGGCCGCGGGCGAAGACCCGCTGGCGTTCCGCCGCAAGCTCATGTCGAAACAGCCCAAGCAACTCGCTGTTCTCGAGGCGGTCGCGGCGCGCGCGGGCTGGGGCAAGCCGGCGCCGGAGGGCGTCTCACGCGGCCTTGCGTCCTTCATGGCTTTCGGCAGCTATGTCGCCGCGGTCGCCGAAATATCCGTTGCCTCGGGCAATCGCGTGAAGATCCATCGCATCGTCGCGGCGACCGATCCGGGCCATGTCGTCAACCCGGCGCAGGTCGAGCGCCAGATTGCTGGCTCCTTCGTCTATGGCCTGTCCGCGCTGTTCCATGGTGGCGTCACCATCAAGGACGGGCGAGTCGAGCAGCAGAATTTCGACAGCTACGACTCGATGCGGCTGAAGGACATGCCGAAGGTGGAGTGCATTCTCGCGCCGAGCGGCGGGTTTTGGGGCGGCGTCGGCGAGCCGACGATCTGCGTCGCGGCGCCCGCGGTGCTCAACGCCTATTTCGCGGCGACCGGCAAACGCATCCGCAACGCGCCGCTCAGGGACGCCAACATCACTTTCGTGTGA
- a CDS encoding response regulator transcription factor, with product MQIVYLIAGQGERDAIHAPLSAESFRVEYCADVETFCAVPDIDPSGCILIDPPAEAVAPLARLQAIREPLPIIVLSDSADVALAVRAMKEGASDVVQKPIDPAQLRAAVSVALEKSRARVELAQRKKELYARFRSLSIRERDVVDAVLDGRGNREVASQLGIKPRTVEIHRSNAMNKLGARTLPELVRIWLDVDANTARLSAE from the coding sequence ATGCAGATTGTCTACCTCATCGCCGGGCAGGGCGAGCGGGACGCGATCCATGCGCCGCTGTCTGCCGAGTCCTTCAGGGTCGAGTATTGTGCGGACGTCGAGACGTTCTGCGCCGTGCCGGACATCGATCCATCGGGCTGTATCCTGATTGATCCGCCTGCGGAAGCCGTCGCGCCGCTCGCGCGCCTCCAGGCCATCCGCGAACCGCTTCCCATCATCGTGCTCTCCGACAGCGCCGATGTGGCGCTTGCCGTGCGCGCGATGAAGGAGGGGGCTTCCGACGTCGTGCAAAAGCCCATTGACCCTGCGCAGCTTCGGGCGGCGGTCTCCGTTGCGCTCGAGAAGAGCCGCGCGCGGGTCGAGCTCGCGCAGCGCAAGAAGGAGCTTTACGCAAGGTTCCGCTCGCTCAGCATCCGCGAGCGCGACGTTGTCGACGCGGTGCTGGACGGACGCGGCAATCGCGAGGTTGCGTCGCAACTGGGGATCAAACCGCGCACGGTGGAGATTCACCGCTCCAATGCGATGAACAAGCTTGGCGCGCGCACGCTGCCCGAGCTCGTGCGCATCTGGCTCGACGTCGACGCCAATACCGCGCGGCTGAGCGCGGAATAA
- a CDS encoding chorismate mutase, with translation MRDTPLPIATPDTLADLRGEIDRIDLEMHRLLMARGDIIDRLIAVKRAQGGGCAFRPDREAQMMRALVERHSGLLPVDAVEGVWRVIVSTFTYVQANYAVHADDSGGDAQMRDCARFHFGFTVPYVPHHGAGAVIDAVAASKGDLGMLRATGPLEGAWWTRLVGETAPKIIARLPFVERPDHPAGLPVFIVAHPAADAASRDILLYAISVPRWSHSIPAVVSTLEGEILASAPSGGGMSLMVAAPGRTEATRFARELAAAGVVDAVVAPIGSHASRYELNEARSGVFAPGS, from the coding sequence ATGCGCGACACGCCCCTGCCGATAGCCACGCCCGACACGCTTGCCGACCTGCGCGGCGAGATCGACCGGATCGATCTCGAGATGCACCGGCTGCTGATGGCGCGCGGCGACATCATTGACCGGCTGATAGCGGTCAAGCGCGCGCAGGGCGGCGGCTGCGCCTTTCGGCCGGATCGCGAGGCGCAGATGATGCGCGCACTCGTCGAGCGCCACAGCGGCCTGCTGCCGGTCGACGCCGTCGAGGGCGTCTGGCGCGTCATTGTCTCGACCTTCACCTATGTGCAGGCGAATTACGCGGTCCACGCCGACGACTCCGGCGGCGACGCCCAGATGCGCGACTGCGCCCGGTTCCATTTCGGCTTCACGGTCCCCTACGTGCCGCACCATGGCGCGGGCGCGGTGATCGACGCCGTTGCGGCTTCGAAAGGCGATCTCGGCATGTTGCGCGCCACCGGCCCGCTGGAGGGCGCGTGGTGGACGCGGCTCGTCGGCGAGACCGCGCCCAAGATCATCGCGCGCCTGCCCTTCGTCGAGCGTCCGGACCATCCGGCCGGCCTGCCGGTGTTCATCGTCGCGCATCCGGCGGCCGACGCGGCGTCGCGCGACATTCTCCTTTACGCCATCAGCGTTCCGCGCTGGTCGCATTCCATTCCGGCTGTCGTTTCGACGCTGGAGGGCGAGATCCTCGCGAGCGCCCCGAGCGGCGGCGGCATGTCGCTGATGGTCGCCGCGCCGGGCCGCACCGAGGCGACGCGTTTCGCCCGCGAGCTCGCCGCCGCGGGCGTCGTCGACGCGGTGGTCGCGCCCATCGGCAGCCACGCCAGCCGTTATGAACTCAATGAGGCCCGCAGCGGCGTCTTCGCGCCAGGGAGTTGA
- a CDS encoding prephenate/arogenate dehydrogenase family protein, with protein sequence MAEPIFARVALVGAGLIGSSLARAARDFGAARAVAILDASPDVMARVRDLGIADEASGDPAAALKGADLVIICTPVGVCGAVAEQLAAYLEPGALLSDVGSVKESVVAQVAPHVPPGVHFIPAHPIAGTEFSGPDAGFSTLFQNRWCILTPPGDADPAAVDRLARFWTRIGARVETMSPEHHDRVLALTSHLPHLIAYNIVGTADDFGEDTRSEVIKFSASGFRDFTRIAASDPTMWRDIFLSNREAVLEMLGRFNEDLSVLQRMIRRGDGQGLHDFFSRTRAIRRSIIEQGQDTAAPDFGRRK encoded by the coding sequence ATGGCTGAGCCGATTTTCGCGCGGGTCGCGCTGGTCGGCGCCGGCCTCATCGGCTCCTCCCTCGCCCGCGCCGCGCGCGACTTCGGCGCCGCGCGCGCTGTCGCCATACTCGACGCTTCCCCGGACGTCATGGCGCGCGTGCGCGACCTGGGCATAGCGGATGAGGCGAGCGGTGATCCTGCGGCCGCGCTGAAGGGCGCCGATCTCGTCATCATCTGCACGCCGGTCGGCGTCTGCGGCGCCGTGGCGGAACAGCTCGCAGCCTATCTGGAGCCGGGCGCCCTTCTCTCCGATGTCGGATCGGTGAAGGAGTCGGTGGTCGCGCAGGTTGCGCCGCATGTGCCGCCAGGCGTTCATTTCATCCCGGCGCATCCCATCGCGGGCACGGAATTCTCCGGCCCCGACGCCGGTTTTTCGACCCTCTTCCAGAATCGCTGGTGCATTCTCACCCCGCCGGGCGACGCCGATCCGGCCGCCGTCGACCGCCTCGCCCGTTTCTGGACGCGCATCGGCGCGCGGGTCGAGACGATGAGCCCGGAGCACCACGACAGGGTGCTGGCGCTGACCAGTCACCTGCCGCATCTCATCGCCTATAACATCGTCGGGACGGCCGACGATTTCGGCGAGGACACGCGCTCCGAGGTCATCAAATTCTCGGCGTCAGGCTTTCGCGATTTCACCCGCATCGCCGCCTCCGATCCGACCATGTGGCGCGACATCTTCCTCAGCAACCGCGAGGCGGTGCTGGAGATGCTCGGGCGTTTCAACGAGGATCTGAGCGTGCTTCAGCGCATGATCCGCCGTGGCGACGGGCAGGGGCTTCACGACTTCTTCAGCCGCACACGCGCGATCCGCCGCTCGATCATCGAGCAGGGGCAGGATACTGCGGCGCCGGACTTCGGCCGCCGCAAGTAA
- a CDS encoding pyridoxal phosphate-dependent aminotransferase, whose translation MSRPVPRPGVLDIDAYVPGKAGAPGAGRVFKLSANESPLGPSPRAVQALRDMAHEIAIYPEGSSHKLRETVGAVNGLDPARIIMGAGSDNILELLALAYLAPGDEAIYTQYGFLEYRIVTLAAGGVPVVAPETHYTADVDAILERVTARTRIVFLANPNNPTGSYLPRGEIERLANSLPPHVLLVLDAAYAEYVVNDDYESGVALATSRDNVVMTRTFSKIYGLAGLRLGWGYGPSHVIDALNRIRSPFNVSTAASAAGIASAQDVAHMQAAVAHNAKWLPWLTREIEALGLEVLPSVANFVAIRFPTQPGRAAADADRFLTSRGLVLRAIGAYGMGEFLRLTVGLDEANVAVVAALADFMEDRKAAANG comes from the coding sequence ATGTCGCGTCCCGTTCCCCGCCCCGGCGTCCTCGATATCGACGCTTATGTGCCGGGCAAGGCCGGCGCGCCCGGCGCCGGCCGCGTCTTCAAGCTCTCGGCCAATGAATCGCCGCTCGGCCCGTCGCCGCGCGCGGTGCAGGCGCTGCGCGACATGGCGCATGAGATCGCCATCTATCCGGAAGGCTCGTCGCATAAACTGCGCGAGACGGTCGGCGCGGTGAACGGGCTCGATCCGGCGCGCATCATCATGGGCGCGGGTTCCGACAACATTCTCGAGCTTCTGGCGCTCGCCTATCTCGCGCCCGGCGACGAAGCCATCTACACCCAGTATGGCTTTCTCGAATACAGGATCGTGACGCTCGCCGCCGGCGGCGTTCCCGTCGTCGCGCCCGAGACCCATTACACCGCCGACGTGGACGCGATTCTCGAACGTGTCACCGCGCGCACGAGAATCGTGTTCCTGGCCAATCCGAACAATCCGACCGGCAGCTATCTGCCGCGTGGCGAGATCGAGCGGCTCGCGAACAGCCTGCCGCCGCATGTGCTGCTCGTGCTCGACGCGGCCTATGCGGAATATGTCGTCAACGACGATTACGAGTCCGGCGTCGCGCTGGCGACGTCGCGCGACAATGTCGTGATGACGCGCACCTTCTCGAAGATCTACGGCCTCGCCGGCCTGCGTCTCGGCTGGGGATATGGGCCGTCGCATGTGATCGACGCGCTCAATCGCATCCGCTCGCCCTTCAATGTCTCGACGGCGGCGAGCGCGGCCGGAATCGCGTCGGCGCAGGATGTCGCGCATATGCAGGCGGCCGTCGCGCATAACGCCAAATGGCTGCCCTGGCTCACGCGGGAGATCGAGGCGCTCGGTCTCGAGGTTCTGCCGAGCGTGGCCAATTTCGTCGCCATTCGCTTCCCGACGCAGCCCGGCCGCGCGGCGGCCGACGCCGACCGTTTCCTGACCTCGCGCGGCCTCGTGCTGCGCGCCATCGGCGCCTATGGCATGGGCGAGTTCCTGCGCCTGACCGTCGGCCTCGATGAGGCGAATGTGGCCGTCGTCGCCGCGCTCGCCGACTTCATGGAGGACAGGAAAGCGGCGGCCAATGGCTGA
- a CDS encoding cyclic nucleotide-binding domain-containing protein, which translates to MENLERILSEHPFFSGLDKGFLELACGCARNARFESGAYIAHEGEAADQFYLLREGRVALQITAPGRGAATFLTLGPGDVFGVNWLVPPYRWTYDARTLDVTRAIAMDGKCLRNKCEADHHMGYDIMKRLMPIVIDRLHTTRLQFLDLYNADV; encoded by the coding sequence ATGGAAAATCTTGAGCGGATTCTCTCGGAGCACCCCTTCTTCTCGGGCCTCGACAAGGGCTTTCTCGAACTTGCCTGCGGCTGCGCGCGGAACGCGCGTTTCGAGTCCGGCGCCTATATCGCCCATGAGGGCGAGGCCGCCGATCAGTTCTACCTTCTCAGAGAGGGGCGCGTGGCCCTGCAGATCACCGCGCCGGGGCGCGGCGCGGCGACCTTTCTCACGCTGGGGCCGGGCGATGTCTTTGGCGTCAACTGGCTCGTGCCGCCCTATCGCTGGACCTATGACGCGAGAACGCTCGACGTCACCCGCGCCATCGCCATGGATGGCAAATGCCTGCGCAACAAATGCGAGGCGGATCATCACATGGGCTACGACATCATGAAGCGTCTCATGCCCATCGTGATCGACCGGCTGCATACGACGCGGCTACAGTTTCTCGATCTCTACAATGCCGATGTTTAG